The sequence GTTGGGTGGTTACCCATGAGGTGTGTTACACTGGAGTCATTGGCCGCCTGAAGGAGCTCTGTGCGGTTCCACACATACTGGGCTCCCTGGGAGGGGCAGAACCAGGCCTCAGCCCATAGCCGACACCCCAGGCCTGGCCCCGCTGTACCCCCTGCACCCATGAGCCCCCATCACCTGGTGCTTGGCCTGCCACTCCTGCACCAGGTTCCGCTTGTCCTTCCGGACTCCGATCTGATTGACATTATCTGGGTATTCAGGGTCTGGGGTCCCCTCAGGAAACATGTACTTTCGGCCTCCACCCAGGATCACCTGGGACCAGAGATTAGGGCAGGTGGGTTCGGGGCCTGGCTGGCCCTTTACTCCTCTCACACAGCCCCTACCTTCCCCCCCAGGTCTGTGGGAATGGCCTGTCCCATCTCCTACATGGTGCCAccccaccacacatacacacacatgaagcCATGGAGACCCCAAAGACCCCAGGGCTGGAGGTTGCCTGGGACTGTGTTGAGAGTGTGCCCCACCACTggtccccagccctgccccatgcCCAACATGTCGCACGTCAATATCCATGTTGTTGACCAATTGTGTGGCGATGTCCTGGCAGCCATATGTCtgtgcatcggcaggcaggtcaGCATCTGAGTACCAGTCTCGATTCACAACGTGCGCGTAGGCCCCGGCTGGGGAGGCGTGCTGCACCCTGGTGGTGGTCACCACTCCCACTGACTTTCCTGAGGGTGGCAGAGGTCATGGTGGGCCACTGAGGTTTCTGAACCTGCCCCTGCTCAGGAAGCTGACGCCCAAGCCCACCTGCTTTCTTCGCCCGGTTCATCACAGACGTGACCTCATTGCCACGTGTCGTGTTGCACTGGTTGTAGCGGGCGGCTGCACTTACACCGATGGTTCTGTAGTTGCCCTTGACCCCACACAGGTAGGCGGTGGCAGTGCCTGCACTGTCTGGCACCTGTCTGTCCACGTTGTATGTCTGGGGGCAGAGATGTCTTCAGCTCTGCTGAGGTAGACACCCAGCTCCTGACGCAGGCCCTGGGCCCATCCTCACAGCCCCTGGCCCCTAATTCAGCCCCCAACCCTCTTGGGGCTCTCCCTCCTACCCTGCTCCCTAGGCCCACAACCACCCCTCCAGTGTAGACCAGACTGAGGTCACTTGGCCCTTACCTTGGACAGAGCCACGTATGGAAACTGGTCCATGGCCAGGGGTGTCTCAGGTCCCAGCTTGTCTTTCATCTGCCCCTTTAGGATCCGAGTGGCTGTCACCGTAGGCACCCCCATCCCTGAAGGTACACACTGTGTCAGGTTTGAGTCCCTGGGGCCAGCCTGGTCAGCCAGCAGCTCAGGGTTCCAAGGTGGTGGGGAGATGGGGTGGACTGGCTTAGCGCACTCACCGTCCCCCAAGAAGAGGATGACATTCTTGGCGGCTGTCTGGATGGGCTGCAGCTTCTTAGCCACATCAAGGGCCTGGGCTGCCTGGCGGTTCCAGAAGGCGGGGTCTTCCTCCTCAACTGCCCAAGGGGAGAGTGGAGGTCAGGTCAGCCTGGGGCCGCCCCCTGTGAGTAGGGGCTGCCGGGAGCTGCCTGATTACCTGGGACGAGGCCAAGGGAGAGCTGTAGCTGcaggcccagcagcagcagcacgcaGGCCCCCTGCATGGCTGTGTGATGGCGGAGGGTCAGGATGGGACCTCGGGAGGCCGGGTCTCGGGCAAGCCTGTGACACCAGGTACCAGCTGCAGCACTGGCTGCTGGGGCTTAAATCTAGATAGACTTTGTCCCTGCTGTAAAAGTCTCCGTGTCCCTCCCAGTGCCCCAGGTGGCCACACCCTGCCCCTCACCTGCCCTATGACTTTGAGCCCTGTTGCCAGGAGGATGTGGTGGGTGTGGCTGAGCCAGCAGGGGTCCTGAGATTTCAGGTCCCTCCCTCACAGGATGGTCCCCAGCTGTCTCCTCAGGGTGGTGTGGGGATTAGGGTGCAGAAGGCTTAGGCCTGAGGAACATTTTCAAGGTCCTGACTGAGGCTCCTCCCAGCCCTCTGGCTCACCAAGTCCTGTGGGAGAACCATCTCTCCTTCCTTCATGTGTTCAGTGTTTTCTGAGACTCAGCCTTGGCCTGGTTTGGTTCCTAGTGCTGAGGGACACAGCCtgggccaggggcctgggttAGTTCCCTGGTGCCCTGAGGCAGAGATCCATGGGGTGGCCTGTCTGCCCTGCCCCCTGCTCAGCTCACCAGACTTGACCTGGGCAGGAGGTGTGGGCACTGGGCTAGTGggagcccctgggagcctgggcccaGCTTCTGCTGTGGAGATGGATGGGGCTGGAGGTGAGAGCGGAGCGGGGGCCTTGCCTGTGTCTTCAGTTACTGAAGTGCTGGGTCTGCACCactgtttgtgtctgtgtgtttgtgtgtgtgtgtgtgtaaggtgcCTGAAATGGGTCTCCAGGTGTGGGCCCAGTGCCCCATAACTGAAGTTGACCTCTGCTCCATTGAACAGGTAAATGGAAGGCAGAGGTGAGTCTGTTCTCTCCACaggccacacacactcacaggaaCAGCTTCTGATAAGGAGCTAAAAGGTTTCGGTAATCCCAGGTTGGGTTCAAAAGCATTCCTTccatccaacaatcccacttctgtgtGTATCCCcaagaattgaaatcaggatctgGAAGAGGTACTTGCACACTCACATTTTAGTAGCATTACTCACAGTAGCCAAGAGGCGCAAGCCACTCAACCATCCACAGCAGACAATGGATGAGCAAAGCATGATATAACTCTGCAATGGAATattgtgcttggttgctcagtcatgtttgatggTTTTCCatcctatggtctgtagcccaccaggctcctctgtccatggggattacccaggcaagaatactggagtgggtagccattcccctctccaggggatgctCCCAAACcgcgggatcgaacccaggtctcctacattgcaggcggattctttaccagctgagccaacagggtaGCCCTTTTTCTTGAGGGCCACATCTAGTGGAACTCACGGGACCAGGGAGGTGACAGCCACCAGGTGACCGCCTGGGAATCAggcaggga is a genomic window of Muntiacus reevesi chromosome 3, mMunRee1.1, whole genome shotgun sequence containing:
- the LOC136163161 gene encoding intestinal-type alkaline phosphatase; translated protein: MQGACVLLLLGLQLQLSLGLVPVEEEDPAFWNRQAAQALDVAKKLQPIQTAAKNVILFLGDGMGVPTVTATRILKGQMKDKLGPETPLAMDQFPYVALSKTYNVDRQVPDSAGTATAYLCGVKGNYRTIGVSAAARYNQCNTTRGNEVTSVMNRAKKAGKSVGVVTTTRVQHASPAGAYAHVVNRDWYSDADLPADAQTYGCQDIATQLVNNMDIDVILGGGRKYMFPEGTPDPEYPDNVNQIGVRKDKRNLVQEWQAKHQGAQYVWNRTELLQAANDSSVTHLMGLFEPADMKYNVQQDYTMDPTLEEMTEAALQVLSRNPRGFYLFVEGGRIDHGHHDGKAYMALTEAVMFDNAIAKANELTSELDTLILVTADHSHVFSFGGYTLRGTSIFGLAPSKASDNKSYTSILYGNGPGYVLGGGSRPDVNDSTSEDPSYRQQAAVPLASETHGGEDVAVFARGPQAHLVHGVQEETFVAHVMAFAGCVEPYTDCNLPAPSGLSHAAHLAASPPLLALLAGSMLLLLVPALY